A window of Diabrotica virgifera virgifera chromosome 9, PGI_DIABVI_V3a contains these coding sequences:
- the LOC114336848 gene encoding 26S proteasome non-ATPase regulatory subunit 7, whose protein sequence is MPSQELTTNKVIVHPLVLLSVVDHFNRMGKIGNQKRVVGVLLGCWRAKGVLDVSNSFAVPFDEDDKDKSVWFLDHDYLENMYGMFKKVNARERVVGWYHTGPKLHQNDIAINELIRRYCPNSVLVIIDAKPKDLGLPTEAYQAVEEVHDDGSPTSKTFEHVPSEIGAEEAEEVGVEHLLRDIKDTTVGTLSQRITNQLLGLKGLHSQLRDIRDYLVQVCGNQLPINHQIIYQLQDIFNLLPDINQDAFNTSFYVKNNDQMLVVYLAALVRSIVALHNLINNKLTNRDAEEGKKEDSKKESKDKDKDKEKEKDKDAKKDEKKK, encoded by the exons ATGCCGAGTCAAGAATTAACAACTAATAAAGTAATAGTCCACCCTTTGGTTCTTCTAAGTGTGGTGGACCATTTTAATCGCATGGGCAAAATCGGCAATCAAAAGCGTGTTGTTGGTGTTCTTCTTGGCTGTTGGCGTGCTAAAGGAGTCTTAGATGTTTCTAACAGTTTTGCAG ttCCTTTTGACGAAGATGACAAGGATAAGTCTGTGTGGTTCTTGGACCATGATTACTTAGAAAACATGTATGGAATGTTCAAAAAAGTTAATGCCAGGGAACGAGTAGTAGGTTGGTACCACACCGGCCCCAAACTTCATCAAAATGATATTGCCATTAATGAGTTAATCAGAAGGTATTGTCCAAATTCCGTTCTAGTTATCATAGACGCTAAACCAAAAGATTTAGGTTTACCAACTGAAGCTTATCAAGCTGTAGAAGAAGTACACGATGACGGTTCACCTACATCTAAAACATTTGAGCATGTTCCTAGTGAAATCGGAGCTGAGGAAGCTGAAGAAGTTGGTGTTGAACACTTATTGAGAGATATTAAAGACACAACTGTTGGTACTTTGTCACAGAGAATAACGAATCAGCTTTTAGGGTTAAAAGGTCTCCATTCACAGTTACGTGATATTAGGGACTATTTGGTACAAGTGTGTGGTAACCAGCTTCCAATCAATCACCAAATCATCTACCAATTACAAGACATATTTAATCTTTTGCCCGATATAAATCAGGATGCATTTAATACATCGTTTTACGTGAAAAATAACGATCAAATGTTAGTCGTTTATCTAGCAGCTTTAGTTAGATCTATTGTCGCTCTACACAATCTTATTAACAACAAACTAACAAATAGAGACGCGGAAGAAGGAAAAAAGGAGGATAGTAAGAAAGAAAGCAAAGATAAGGACAAGGATAAAGAGAAGGAAAAGGATAAAGATGCTAAGAAGGACGAGAAGAAAAAGTAA